In one Nicotiana tomentosiformis chromosome 6, ASM39032v3, whole genome shotgun sequence genomic region, the following are encoded:
- the LOC104086247 gene encoding uncharacterized protein, whose translation MRKRLSDCHGTNGCEGGHLEKAYLLLDMRDLGNLIDRVKRAKHGEGPSGTKGPPPPPPPSNPKGKNKGKGKMDDLSGVKKDNEENIETLDGRSTPAQNELVLRLEQKILELQGELEQVQNLENLSFTLNVPDINQQIPITQNQTPPQNTQNQNPPPNPPTPYQYPAPPQNLSPPPVPTPQQHYHHTTQYPQTTTYHIPQNAPQPTPDPQNSTNDHPYTQISGVQDMDCSVIVEEEKDPTIQTVEKGVVLKNWTATPSRARRVPG comes from the exons atgagaaagagactctcaGATTGTCATGGCACGAATGGTTGTGAAGGAGGGCATCTAGAAAAAGCTTACTtactgttggatatgcgcgatctgGGAAACCTGATTGATAGGGTCAAAAGAGCTAAGcacggagaaggtccttcagggaccaa aggtcctccacctcctcctccaccaagcaATCCTAAAGGAAAAAACAAAGGgaaagggaaaatggatgatttgagTGGTGTCAAGAAAGACAATGAGGAAAACATTGAAACTTTAGATGGCCGAagtactccggcacagaatgAGTTAGTCTTACGTCTGGAACAGAAAATCTTGGAACTACAAggcgagcttgagcaggtccaaaATTTGGAAAACCTCTCCTTCACTCTCAATGTCCCTGACATTAACCAACAAATCCCGATtacccagaaccaaacaccaccgCAAAATACACAAAATCAAAACCCACCACCAAATCCTCCTACACCATACCAGTATCCCGCACCTCCCCAAAACCTTAGCCCTCCGCCAGTACCAACCCCTCAACAACACTACCATCATacaactcaatacccacaaaccactacttatcacaTTCCCCAGAATGCACCACAACCAACtcccgatccccaaaactcaaccaatgaccacccttATACCCAAATTTCAGGAGTCCAAGATATGGACTGCAGtgtaatagttgaggaggagAAAGACCCTACCATTCAAACCGTGGAGAAAGGAGTTGTTCTGAAGAACTGGACCGCTACACCAtcccgggcccgtcgagttcctgggtag